The following are encoded in a window of Mustelus asterias chromosome 11, sMusAst1.hap1.1, whole genome shotgun sequence genomic DNA:
- the rundc1 gene encoding RUN domain-containing protein 1: protein MDDMSLSDSERLAGERWAPVGAVASPVEVERAQAVPAALMAEKMQRLESEQELLNSSLLALTSHFAQVQFRLKQIVNAQSDQKERLLKELEDFAFKGCPQPFVTRALDGQQLDTASEREKLERLEAQRQKQRELIIQLKTQLDDLETFAYQEGSYESLPQSIVLERQRVIIDELIKKLDVNLNEDFSNLSPEELRQRVDAAIAQIVNPARVKEQLVEQLKTQICDLEMFINFLQDEVGSPPQPQNGRCTCTVHGMNESKASSTKFSGGSHHVDQETTRKMRETGLNLVRRALAILQIFAVSQFGCAAGQIPRGLWQPNETDKDYSPLLLKLEGAVGKVKQLALSHQQADKHVVSSRDICLGKNELITTVRKELSIALRDLMGHGLYASSQGMSLVLAPIACLLPSFTTSPQTMHPWQLFVKYYNTRNGRAFVESPARKLSQSFALPVTGSGVVTPKQSLLSAVHTVLIEHDRYKRSADSEFKALICMALNEQRLVSWVNLICKSGTLIQSHYQPWSYMASTGFESTLNILSQLSNLHFNLPVDTAVRQLKNIKDAF from the exons ATGGATGATATGTCCCTGTCAGATTCCGAGCGGCTGGCCGGGGAGCGCTGGGCCCCGGTGGGAGCGGTGGCCAGCCCCGTGGAGGTGGAGCGGGCCCAGGCGGTCCCGGCGGCGCTGATGGCGGAGAAGATGCAGCGGCTGGAGAGCGAGCAGGAGCTGCTCAACTCGTCGCTGCTCGCCCTCACCTCGCACTTCGCCCAGGTCCAGTTCCGCCTCAAGCAGATCGTCAACGCGCAGAGCGACCAGAAGGAGCGGCTGCTGAAGGAGTTGGAGGACTTCGCCTTCAAGGGCTGCCCGCAGCCCTTCGTGACCCGGGCTCTGGACGGGCAGCAGTTGGACACTGCG AGTGAAAGGGAGAAACTTGAACGACTGGAGGCCCAACGGCAGAAACAGAGGGAGTTGATTATACAGTTAAAGACACAGCTGGATGACTTGGAGACATTTGCTTACCAGGAGGGCAGCTATGAATCCCTCCCCCAGTCAATAGTCCTAGAACGCCAGCGG GTAATCATTGATGAATTGATTAAGAAGCTAGATGTGAATCTAAATGAAGACTTTAGCAATTTGTCACCAGAAGAGCTCAGACAGCGTGTCGATGCGGCAATTGCCCAAATTGTGAATCCAGCaagagtgaaggaacagctgGTAGAGCAGCTTAAAACGCAGATTTGTGACCTCGAAATGTTCATCAACTTTCTCCAGG ATGAGGTTGGAAGCCCTCCACAGCCTCAGAATGGAAGGTGTACATGCACTGTGCATGGAATGAATGAGTCTAAAGCATCAAGTACAAAATTCTCAGGTGGAAGCCATCATG TGGATcaagaaacaaccagaaagatgaGAGAGACTGGGTTAAACCTTGTGCGCAGAGCACTGGCAATATTGCAGATATTTGCTGTCAGTCAATTTGGATGTGCTGCTGGTCAGATCCCACGTGGACTGTGGCAGCCTAATGAAACAGACAAGGACTACAGTCCACTGCTACTGAAACTAGAGGGTGCTGTAGGTAAAGTAAAGCAGTTGGCATTGAGTCATCAACAGGCTGACAAGCATGTGGTCAGCAGCCGTGACATTTGTCTTGGGAAGAATGAACTTATAACCACTGTACGAAAAGAGTTGTCAATAGCTCTCAGAGACCTGATGGGCCATGGTCTGTATGCCTCCTCTCAAGGAATGAGTTTGGTCCTAGCTCCAATTGCGTGCCTCCTTCCTTCGTTCACAACCTCTCCGCAAACCATGCATCCCTGGCAACTTTTTGTGAAGTACTATAATACCAGAAATGGTAGAGCTTTTGTAGAGTCTCCTGCTCGCAAGCTCTCTCAATCCTTTGCCTTGCCAGTGACTGGAAGTGGCGTTGTAACTCCAAAACAAAGTTTACTTTCCGCAGTCCACACTGTGCTCATCGAACATGACCGTTACAAGCGCAGTGCGGATTCAGAATTTAAGGCCTTAATATGCATGGCGTTGAACGAGCAGCGTTTGGTTTCCTGGGTGAACCTGATTTGTAAGTCAGGGACACTTATCCAGAGTCACTACCAGCCGTGGAGCTATATGGCTTCTACTGGGTTTGAGAGTACACTCAACATACTCAGCCAGCTTAGCAACCTGCACTTCAACCTTCCAGTCGACACTGCGGTTCGACAGTTAAAAAATATCAAAGATGCTTTT